In Collimonas arenae, a single genomic region encodes these proteins:
- the trpA gene encoding tryptophan synthase subunit alpha gives MSRIQTTLAALAASNKKGLIPFITAGDPAPELTVPLMHALVRGGADILELGVPFSDPMAEGPVIQRACERALKFGVSLHDVLGYVREFRQTNATTPVVLMGYANPLERMGVDAFISAAKDAGVDGSIVVDYPPEECEEFAKKMQANGMDPIFLLAPTSTEQRIEQVAKVGSGFTYYVSLKGVTGAANIDTTEVAARVAAIRKHVKLPIGVGFGIRDAATAKAVAQVSDAIVIGSRIIQELENTPPEQSVAAVESFLSGIRKALDE, from the coding sequence ATGTCCCGAATCCAGACTACCTTGGCCGCACTTGCCGCCAGTAATAAAAAAGGCCTGATCCCATTCATTACCGCAGGCGATCCCGCGCCGGAGCTGACCGTGCCGCTGATGCATGCGCTGGTCCGCGGCGGCGCCGATATCCTGGAACTGGGGGTGCCGTTTTCTGATCCAATGGCCGAAGGACCGGTGATCCAGCGCGCTTGCGAACGTGCGCTAAAGTTCGGCGTCAGCTTGCACGACGTATTGGGTTATGTCCGCGAGTTCCGTCAAACCAATGCGACGACGCCGGTGGTGCTGATGGGTTACGCCAATCCGCTGGAACGCATGGGCGTCGATGCATTTATTTCTGCTGCGAAAGATGCTGGCGTCGACGGTAGCATTGTGGTCGACTATCCACCCGAAGAATGCGAAGAATTTGCCAAAAAAATGCAGGCTAACGGCATGGATCCGATTTTCCTGCTGGCGCCGACATCGACTGAGCAGCGGATCGAGCAAGTGGCCAAGGTCGGCAGCGGTTTCACGTATTATGTGTCGTTGAAAGGTGTGACCGGTGCGGCGAATATCGATACCACTGAGGTTGCAGCCCGTGTAGCGGCGATCCGAAAGCATGTTAAATTGCCAATTGGCGTCGGTTTCGGCATCCGGGATGCGGCGACTGCGAAGGCGGTAGCGCAAGTGTCGGACGCGATTGTCATCGGTAGCCGGATTATCCAGGAATTGGAAAATACGCCGCCGGAACAGTCTGTAGCGGCAGTGGAAAGCTTCCTGTCCGGGATTAGAAAAGCGCTGGATGAATGA
- a CDS encoding FimV/HubP family polar landmark protein, whose amino-acid sequence MPHNMHLNSSNKFISTGLKTLTAAVVSTLLMVSNVEAAGLGKLTVLSSLGQPLRAEIELTSVSSDEAGGLVAKLASPETYQKANIDFNPALLSLQFAIDQRGDRRFVRVTSTQPINEPFVDMLMELGGTKSHLVREYTLLLDPAGQRQAQPAQMAAPAPARGAAAAPVARLAPSQGQTAQSQSSVTPGSTISDATRAAAARAVASGSNGAPAGKSSSTSNSGNTGKAAPAAPATASSGGDYHVKKGDTLARIASENLPAGISLDQMLVALYRSNEGAFVGKNMNRLRSGQILSIPDAASAGSVSKSEAKSVVLAQSSDFKSYRNKLAGLVESAAPAVAAESRQSSGGKITAKVEEQATPASESKDKLKLSRGAAAAGAADAKAAATAATEEKIAREKAAAEAEARVKELEKNVSDLQKTLELKNKNLADLQNQAANVKPAAPAAATPAVPATQVPAPAAAPAATAPVVTPAKVEAADATAAGGAAIVATGAAAAPAASAAATDAVAAAPATPIADASKPVVKPKVAAPPPPEPGLLASLTENPLLLPVGGILVALLAGLGLFRYRRNRARQQAFLDSSGAPMTNSGLKGNSLFGSTGGQSVDTKNSIFNSNFVPSVSHLDTNVDPVAEADVYIAYGRDAQAEEILKEALRNQPSRNAIRVKLLEIYANRKDPRSFEILASELYSLTRGEGEDWQQAAALGLGVDPANPLYGGGKLQDQVIAKADAITAPTQPMDALDFNSLTAPTQPQVAPIPELVHTAPTELLAPLTDNELGKHGNAAANAQIADMDFDLEELGTASANQNTVLLSPVHEAGKSMLDSLDFELDHKAAAPAAAATAAPKAAEKVAPAVTAFGSLDFPAGGQPSNYEPAHAHIDLPFETKAEVKAPAAPSYAQHVEPMVAPLEFNLSGMNLDLDSAVQAHAPAAANVAANVPVHAAPEPAASASANPEMATKLDLAVAYKEIGDKEGARELLEEVLKGGSAEQVDAAKLLIAKL is encoded by the coding sequence ATGCCACACAACATGCACCTGAATTCATCGAATAAATTTATTTCCACCGGTTTAAAGACCCTCACCGCGGCTGTGGTTTCTACCTTGCTGATGGTGTCGAATGTCGAGGCAGCCGGACTGGGTAAATTAACCGTGCTGTCCTCGCTGGGGCAACCGTTACGTGCAGAAATTGAACTTACTTCGGTGAGTTCGGACGAAGCGGGCGGACTGGTCGCCAAACTGGCTAGCCCGGAGACTTATCAAAAAGCGAATATCGATTTCAATCCGGCTTTGTTGTCCTTGCAATTTGCAATTGACCAGCGCGGCGATCGCCGTTTTGTACGGGTGACGTCGACCCAGCCGATCAATGAGCCGTTTGTCGACATGCTGATGGAACTCGGCGGCACCAAATCGCACCTGGTGCGTGAATACACCTTGTTGCTGGATCCAGCCGGCCAGCGCCAAGCACAGCCGGCCCAGATGGCGGCGCCTGCGCCGGCACGTGGCGCTGCCGCCGCACCTGTCGCCCGTTTGGCGCCAAGCCAGGGCCAGACTGCGCAGTCGCAGTCGTCGGTAACACCCGGTTCGACGATTTCAGACGCCACGCGCGCCGCAGCAGCCAGGGCAGTTGCCAGTGGCTCGAACGGCGCACCGGCCGGCAAGTCCAGCAGCACAAGTAATTCCGGCAACACTGGCAAGGCCGCGCCAGCTGCTCCGGCAACGGCGTCTTCTGGTGGCGATTATCATGTCAAGAAGGGCGACACGCTGGCCCGTATCGCCAGCGAAAACCTGCCTGCAGGCATTTCGCTGGACCAGATGCTGGTGGCGCTGTACCGCAGCAACGAAGGTGCGTTCGTTGGTAAGAACATGAATCGCTTGCGTTCCGGTCAGATCCTGTCAATTCCAGATGCCGCCAGTGCGGGCAGCGTCAGCAAATCGGAAGCCAAGAGCGTTGTGCTGGCTCAGTCGAGCGATTTCAAGAGCTATCGCAATAAGCTGGCGGGGCTGGTTGAGTCCGCTGCACCGGCTGTAGCTGCTGAATCCCGCCAAAGCAGCGGCGGCAAGATTACTGCCAAGGTGGAAGAGCAAGCCACGCCCGCCAGCGAATCCAAAGACAAGCTGAAGTTGTCACGCGGCGCTGCTGCGGCCGGTGCTGCCGATGCCAAGGCAGCGGCTACCGCGGCAACTGAAGAAAAGATCGCGCGTGAAAAAGCTGCGGCTGAAGCAGAAGCACGCGTCAAGGAATTGGAAAAAAATGTCAGCGATCTGCAAAAGACGCTGGAACTGAAGAACAAGAATCTGGCTGATCTGCAGAACCAGGCCGCCAATGTGAAGCCTGCTGCGCCAGCCGCCGCTACGCCAGCGGTCCCGGCTACCCAGGTCCCAGCCCCGGCAGCAGCTCCAGCCGCAACTGCGCCAGTGGTAACCCCTGCCAAGGTTGAGGCGGCAGATGCTACAGCAGCTGGCGGTGCAGCTATCGTAGCCACCGGCGCCGCCGCGGCTCCGGCAGCTTCAGCGGCAGCGACTGATGCTGTCGCCGCTGCGCCTGCGACGCCAATAGCCGACGCATCCAAGCCTGTGGTTAAACCGAAAGTGGCTGCGCCTCCGCCGCCAGAGCCAGGCCTTTTGGCGAGCCTGACCGAGAATCCGTTGTTGTTGCCGGTTGGCGGCATTCTGGTGGCTTTGCTGGCTGGTCTCGGATTGTTCCGCTATCGCCGCAACCGCGCGCGCCAGCAAGCTTTCCTGGATAGCAGCGGTGCGCCGATGACAAATTCGGGACTGAAGGGCAATTCGCTGTTTGGTTCGACAGGCGGCCAGAGCGTTGACACCAAGAACAGCATTTTTAATTCGAATTTCGTGCCATCGGTCAGTCATCTCGATACCAATGTCGATCCGGTCGCCGAGGCGGACGTGTACATCGCCTACGGAAGGGATGCGCAGGCCGAAGAGATCCTGAAGGAAGCCTTGCGCAACCAGCCTAGCCGCAATGCGATTCGCGTCAAGCTGCTGGAGATCTATGCCAATCGCAAGGATCCACGCTCGTTTGAGATCCTGGCAAGCGAGTTGTACAGCCTGACTCGCGGCGAAGGTGAAGACTGGCAGCAAGCGGCAGCGCTTGGCTTGGGCGTCGACCCTGCCAATCCGCTATACGGTGGCGGCAAGCTGCAGGATCAAGTGATCGCCAAGGCAGACGCGATCACAGCGCCTACCCAGCCTATGGATGCTTTGGACTTCAATTCGCTGACGGCGCCGACCCAGCCGCAAGTTGCGCCGATTCCTGAACTGGTGCATACCGCACCGACAGAATTGCTGGCGCCGCTGACTGACAATGAGCTGGGCAAACACGGCAATGCCGCCGCCAATGCGCAGATCGCGGATATGGATTTTGATCTGGAAGAACTTGGTACGGCGTCTGCCAACCAGAACACGGTATTGTTGTCGCCAGTCCACGAAGCCGGCAAGTCGATGCTTGATTCGCTCGATTTCGAACTGGATCATAAAGCCGCCGCTCCAGCAGCAGCTGCAACGGCAGCGCCAAAGGCGGCAGAGAAGGTTGCGCCAGCAGTGACTGCATTTGGTTCGCTGGATTTCCCGGCCGGCGGTCAGCCGTCGAACTACGAGCCGGCCCATGCACATATCGACCTGCCTTTTGAAACTAAGGCAGAGGTCAAGGCACCTGCGGCACCTTCGTATGCGCAGCATGTTGAACCAATGGTGGCGCCGCTGGAATTCAATCTGTCCGGGATGAACCTGGATCTGGACAGCGCAGTCCAGGCACACGCTCCTGCAGCAGCTAATGTAGCCGCTAATGTACCTGTCCACGCAGCGCCTGAGCCGGCGGCGTCGGCAAGTGCGAATCCTGAAATGGCGACCAAGCTTGACCTGGCTGTCGCTTACAAGGAAATTGGCGACAAGGAAGGTGCACGCGAGTTACTGGAGGAAGTATTGAAGGGCGGTAGTGCAGAACAGGTAGATGCAGCCAAGTTGTTGATTGCAAAGTTGTAA
- the accD gene encoding acetyl-CoA carboxylase, carboxyltransferase subunit beta — protein MSWLEKLLPPRIQRSDSATRKSIPEGLWVKCPSCEAVLYRTDLESNIHVCPKCNHHMRIRARERLDALLDAGGRYEIGQETLPIDTLKFKDSKKYPDRLKAAMDATGETDALIVLGGSIMTLPVVVAAFEFEFMGGSMGSVVGERFVRGAQVALEQKVPFICITATGGARMQEGLLSLMQMAKTTSMLTKLSEKKLPFISVLTDPTMGGVSASFAFMGDVVIAEPKALIGFAGPRVIENTVREKLPEGFQRAEFLVTKGAVDMIVDRRKMREEIARLLALLQDQPAESIA, from the coding sequence ATGAGTTGGCTAGAAAAATTACTACCCCCACGTATTCAGCGCAGTGACTCGGCAACCCGCAAGTCCATCCCTGAAGGCCTGTGGGTAAAGTGCCCGTCATGCGAAGCAGTGCTGTATCGCACCGATCTGGAGTCAAACATTCATGTTTGCCCGAAGTGCAATCACCACATGCGGATCCGCGCCCGGGAACGCCTGGATGCGCTGCTGGATGCAGGCGGCCGTTATGAGATCGGCCAGGAAACATTGCCGATCGACACGCTCAAATTCAAAGACAGTAAAAAATACCCTGATCGCCTCAAGGCAGCGATGGACGCCACCGGCGAAACTGACGCGCTGATTGTGCTGGGCGGTTCGATCATGACCTTGCCGGTAGTCGTGGCGGCGTTTGAGTTCGAATTCATGGGTGGTTCGATGGGTTCGGTAGTCGGCGAACGTTTTGTGCGCGGTGCGCAGGTCGCGCTGGAGCAAAAAGTGCCATTTATCTGCATTACCGCTACAGGCGGTGCGCGGATGCAAGAAGGCCTGCTGTCCCTGATGCAAATGGCCAAGACGACTTCGATGCTCACCAAGTTGTCGGAAAAGAAATTGCCGTTCATCAGCGTCTTGACCGATCCGACCATGGGTGGCGTTTCTGCTTCCTTCGCCTTCATGGGCGATGTTGTGATCGCCGAGCCGAAAGCGTTGATCGGTTTTGCCGGTCCGCGCGTGATTGAAAACACCGTCCGTGAGAAGCTGCCTGAAGGCTTCCAGCGTGCTGAATTCCTGGTTACTAAGGGCGCCGTCGACATGATCGTCGATCGTCGCAAGATGCGTGAAGAAATTGCGCGGTTGTTAGCGTTGTTGCAAGATCAGCCAGCCGAATCCATCGCGTAA
- the truA gene encoding tRNA pseudouridine(38-40) synthase TruA produces the protein MKRIVLGVQYDGTPWQGWQTQPSGKTVQDRLEAALQKFTMGAVATTCAGRTDSGVHALEQVVHFDTDLSREIFSWVRGLNAFLPPSIAVRWAHELPVSGEGGEQDNFHARFSATTRTYHYLLYNNPVRSPLLQGKAGWVFRPLDVELMQHAAAHLIGTHDFSAFRAIECQAKSPVRTMDQISIERRGDLIVFTLRANAFLHHMVRNIVGSLIYAGNGSKAPEWIAELLLQRDRSRAAPTFMPDGLYLAQVAYDRKWQLPQQPTGLFPWL, from the coding sequence TTGAAACGTATCGTTCTCGGCGTGCAGTACGACGGCACACCTTGGCAAGGATGGCAGACCCAGCCCAGCGGCAAGACAGTGCAGGACCGGCTGGAAGCTGCTTTGCAAAAATTCACCATGGGGGCAGTTGCCACCACTTGCGCCGGGCGCACCGACTCCGGCGTGCATGCGCTAGAGCAAGTCGTGCATTTTGATACAGACTTGTCTCGCGAGATATTTTCCTGGGTGCGCGGCCTGAATGCCTTCTTGCCGCCATCCATCGCCGTGCGCTGGGCGCATGAGCTGCCTGTGTCAGGTGAAGGCGGAGAGCAGGATAATTTTCACGCACGCTTCAGCGCTACGACAAGAACCTATCATTATCTGTTATATAACAATCCAGTCCGTTCGCCGCTGCTGCAAGGAAAGGCAGGGTGGGTATTTCGTCCGCTTGATGTCGAACTGATGCAGCATGCTGCGGCGCATTTGATTGGTACGCACGATTTTTCGGCGTTCCGCGCCATCGAATGCCAGGCTAAATCGCCGGTGCGCACTATGGATCAGATCAGTATAGAGCGGCGTGGCGACCTGATCGTATTTACTTTGCGCGCGAATGCTTTCCTGCATCACATGGTGCGCAATATTGTCGGCTCCTTGATCTATGCCGGTAACGGCAGCAAAGCACCGGAATGGATTGCCGAGCTGCTGTTGCAGCGTGACCGGAGCCGTGCGGCGCCGACCTTCATGCCAGATGGTTTATATCTGGCGCAAGTGGCTTACGACCGGAAGTGGCAACTGCCACAGCAGCCGACGGGATTGTTTCCTTGGCTGTAA
- the trpB gene encoding tryptophan synthase subunit beta: MKELTPLEQYAERQPLAASNLRQSAQYNLPDAKGHFGMYGGSFVSETLTLALSELQQAYAKYQNEPQFLAEFHNELKHFVGRPSPIYHAKRWSEQMGGAQIYFKREDLNHTGAHKINNVIGQALLAKRMGKPRVIAETGAGQHGVATATICARFGLECVVYMGSEDVKRQMQNVYRMNLLGAKVVPVESGSKTLKDALNEAMRDWVTNVEDTFYIIGTVAGPHPYPMMVRDFQSVIGNECLTQMPEMTGRQPDYVVACIGGGSNAMGIFYPYIDHHDVALIGVEAAGEGLASGKHSASLTLGSPGVLHGNRTYLLQDENGQIIETHSVSAGLDYPGVGPEHAWLKDSGRATYETVTDDEALAAFHTCCRIEGIIPALESSHALAYAARLAATLPKDKIILANLSGRGDKDMHTVAERLKLA, translated from the coding sequence ATGAAAGAACTCACCCCACTCGAGCAGTACGCCGAGCGCCAGCCGCTCGCCGCTAGCAACTTGCGCCAGAGCGCACAATACAATTTACCCGACGCCAAGGGCCATTTTGGCATGTATGGTGGCAGTTTTGTTTCGGAAACCCTGACCCTGGCGCTGAGCGAGTTGCAGCAGGCTTACGCCAAATACCAGAACGAACCCCAGTTTCTCGCGGAATTCCATAACGAACTCAAGCATTTTGTCGGGCGTCCCAGTCCGATTTATCACGCCAAGCGCTGGTCCGAGCAGATGGGCGGCGCGCAGATCTATTTCAAGCGTGAAGACTTGAACCACACCGGCGCTCACAAGATCAATAATGTCATCGGCCAGGCCTTGCTGGCCAAGCGCATGGGTAAACCGCGCGTCATCGCTGAAACCGGCGCTGGCCAGCATGGCGTCGCCACCGCCACCATTTGCGCCCGTTTCGGCCTTGAATGTGTGGTCTATATGGGTAGCGAGGACGTCAAGCGGCAGATGCAGAACGTTTACCGCATGAACCTGCTGGGCGCCAAGGTGGTACCGGTCGAATCCGGTTCCAAGACCTTGAAAGACGCGCTCAATGAAGCCATGCGCGACTGGGTTACCAATGTTGAAGATACGTTCTACATCATCGGTACGGTGGCTGGCCCGCATCCGTACCCGATGATGGTGCGCGATTTCCAATCTGTGATCGGCAACGAATGCCTGACGCAAATGCCAGAAATGACCGGACGCCAACCAGACTACGTGGTTGCCTGCATTGGCGGCGGCTCCAATGCGATGGGAATTTTCTATCCTTACATCGATCATCACGATGTTGCGCTGATCGGTGTTGAAGCGGCTGGCGAAGGGCTCGCTAGCGGTAAGCATTCCGCCTCGCTGACCTTGGGTTCGCCAGGTGTACTGCATGGCAATCGCACCTATCTGCTGCAGGATGAAAACGGCCAGATCATCGAAACCCACTCGGTATCCGCCGGCCTGGATTATCCGGGAGTAGGCCCCGAGCACGCGTGGCTTAAGGATTCCGGTCGCGCTACCTACGAAACAGTGACCGACGATGAGGCGCTGGCGGCCTTCCATACCTGTTGCCGCATCGAAGGGATTATCCCTGCGCTGGAATCCAGTCATGCCCTGGCTTATGCAGCCCGGCTGGCGGCGACCTTGCCCAAGGATAAGATCATCCTGGCCAATTTGTCCGGCCGCGGCGACAAGGACATGCATACCGTTGCCGAGCGTTTGAAGCTGGCCTAG
- a CDS encoding phosphoribosylanthranilate isomerase, giving the protein MSHRTRIKICGLTREQDVQAAIAAGADALGFVFYPKSPRYVTPRQAANLIATVPPFITTVGLFVNAEPAQLQDIVAEAPVSLLQFHGDETVQHSAALAESVHRPFIRAMRIGTATLAADLLEYAQAYHGGSRLYAGLLLDALVEAYGGSGKVFDWSLIPKELAPQVVLSGGLSVHNATDAVKRVRPFAVDVSSGVEQDKGIKDAAKIRAFIAAIRQADADLSEI; this is encoded by the coding sequence ATGAGCCATCGCACCAGAATCAAAATCTGCGGTCTGACGCGTGAACAGGACGTGCAGGCAGCTATTGCCGCAGGCGCAGATGCACTGGGTTTCGTTTTCTACCCCAAAAGTCCACGCTATGTCACGCCAAGGCAAGCGGCCAACCTGATCGCTACTGTGCCGCCGTTTATAACCACAGTAGGGTTGTTCGTCAACGCCGAGCCGGCACAACTGCAAGACATCGTGGCCGAGGCTCCAGTATCCTTGCTGCAATTCCATGGCGATGAGACTGTGCAGCACAGCGCGGCGCTGGCGGAATCTGTCCACCGTCCATTTATTCGCGCCATGCGCATCGGAACTGCAACCTTGGCTGCAGATTTGTTAGAATATGCGCAGGCCTACCATGGTGGCAGCCGTTTATATGCAGGGTTGCTGCTGGACGCCTTGGTAGAAGCTTATGGTGGTAGTGGAAAGGTATTTGATTGGTCTCTCATCCCAAAAGAACTCGCGCCTCAGGTCGTTTTAAGTGGTGGCTTGAGCGTGCACAATGCGACTGACGCGGTAAAGCGCGTACGTCCCTTTGCGGTCGACGTCAGCAGTGGCGTCGAGCAAGACAAGGGCATTAAGGACGCCGCCAAGATTCGCGCATTCATTGCCGCGATACGGCAGGCGGATGCCGATTTGAGCGAGATATAG
- the folC gene encoding bifunctional tetrahydrofolate synthase/dihydrofolate synthase, whose protein sequence is MSNISAKPVTLSDWLALLESRHFKTIDMGLDRVVQVKERLQLQFTCPVIMVAGTNGKGSTCAMLESILLRAGYKVGLYIKPHFLDFNERARIGGESASDAALIASFEAVEAQRGDISLTYFEFTTLAIMHLLAEAKLDVVILEVGLGGRLDAVNIVDADVSIVTSVDIDHIEYLGNTREKIGFEKAGIFRPGKAAICSDPVPPQSLIDHANAIGADLWLLGRDFNYTGDKQQWNYGGRGQRRNALGYPSLRGANQLLNASAALAALEALKQELPVSAQEVRSGFVMMDLPGRFQVLPGQPLVILDVAHNPHAAATLAQNLDNMGFHPYTYAVFGAMLDKDIEGIVAQLKTRIDHWCLTTLPLPRSATGEQIKERLLEAGVHPEDGADAQSSIACFDSPAEAYANALGRAGENDRIVVFGSFLTVAGVMAARKSGFH, encoded by the coding sequence ATGTCAAATATTTCCGCCAAGCCTGTGACGCTTTCCGATTGGCTCGCGCTGCTTGAGTCGCGTCATTTCAAAACTATCGACATGGGCCTGGACCGTGTGGTGCAGGTAAAGGAGCGGCTACAACTGCAATTTACCTGCCCCGTCATTATGGTGGCCGGCACCAACGGCAAGGGATCGACTTGCGCCATGCTGGAGTCGATTCTGTTGCGCGCCGGCTACAAGGTAGGTCTGTACATCAAGCCGCATTTCCTTGATTTCAACGAGCGCGCCCGGATTGGCGGTGAATCTGCTTCGGACGCCGCCCTGATCGCCAGTTTTGAAGCGGTTGAAGCGCAGCGCGGCGATATTTCCCTGACTTATTTTGAATTCACCACCCTGGCCATCATGCATTTGCTGGCCGAGGCCAAGCTCGACGTGGTGATCCTGGAGGTCGGTCTCGGCGGGCGGCTGGATGCCGTCAACATTGTCGATGCCGATGTCTCCATCGTCACCAGCGTCGACATCGACCACATTGAATACCTGGGCAACACCCGCGAGAAAATCGGTTTTGAAAAGGCTGGCATTTTCCGTCCCGGCAAGGCTGCTATTTGCAGCGATCCGGTACCGCCACAATCCTTGATCGACCATGCCAACGCGATTGGCGCCGACCTCTGGCTGCTGGGTCGCGATTTCAATTACACCGGCGACAAGCAGCAATGGAACTACGGCGGCCGTGGCCAGCGCCGTAATGCGCTTGGCTATCCGAGCTTGCGTGGCGCCAACCAGTTGCTGAATGCCTCGGCGGCGTTGGCGGCGCTGGAAGCGCTGAAACAAGAATTGCCGGTCAGCGCACAGGAGGTGCGCAGCGGTTTTGTCATGATGGACCTGCCGGGCCGTTTCCAGGTGTTGCCAGGCCAGCCGCTGGTGATCCTGGATGTGGCGCACAATCCGCACGCGGCTGCGACGCTGGCGCAGAATCTCGACAACATGGGTTTTCATCCGTACACCTATGCAGTGTTTGGCGCCATGTTGGATAAAGACATTGAAGGTATCGTCGCGCAGCTAAAAACCCGCATCGATCATTGGTGCCTGACCACTTTGCCGTTGCCGCGCTCGGCTACCGGCGAGCAAATAAAAGAACGTTTGCTGGAGGCTGGTGTCCATCCAGAGGATGGGGCAGATGCGCAATCCAGCATCGCCTGTTTCGATTCTCCTGCTGAAGCCTATGCAAATGCCTTAGGCAGGGCTGGCGAGAATGATAGAATTGTGGTTTTCGGGTCGTTCCTGACTGTTGCCGGCGTAATGGCGGCCAGAAAGTCTGGATTTCACTGA
- the asd gene encoding aspartate-semialdehyde dehydrogenase codes for MKLVGLVGWRGMVGSVLLQRMQEEGDFVHIEPVFFSTSNAGGKAPALAKNETTLKDASDIEALKKCDIIITCQGGDYTSEIFPQLRAAGWNGYWIDAASTLRMKDDAIIVLDPVNLDVIKDGLKRGVKNYIGGNCTVSCMMMGLGGLFQHDLIEWMTSMTYQAASGGGAQHMRELLTQFGSINAEVKALLDDPKSAILEIDRKVLGKQRSMAADEIKQFGVPLGGNLIPWIDKDLGDGMSKEEWKAGAETNKILGRGDGFSNGGKVIPVDGLCIRIGAMRCHSQALTIKLKKDVPLDEINDIIASNNQWVKVVPNDKESSMHDLTPAAVTGSLTIPVGRLRKLQMGGDYLSAFTVGDQLLWGAAEPLRRMLRIVLDN; via the coding sequence ATGAAACTGGTTGGTTTAGTCGGTTGGCGTGGCATGGTGGGTTCGGTCTTGTTGCAGCGTATGCAGGAAGAGGGCGATTTCGTCCATATCGAACCGGTATTTTTCTCAACTTCAAATGCCGGTGGTAAAGCCCCGGCACTGGCAAAAAACGAAACAACGTTAAAAGACGCCAGCGATATTGAAGCTTTGAAAAAATGCGACATCATTATTACCTGCCAAGGCGGCGACTACACCAGCGAGATTTTCCCGCAGCTGCGCGCAGCCGGCTGGAATGGTTACTGGATTGACGCGGCATCGACCCTGCGCATGAAGGATGACGCCATCATTGTGCTGGACCCAGTCAACCTGGATGTCATCAAGGATGGCCTCAAGCGCGGCGTCAAGAACTACATCGGTGGCAATTGCACCGTATCGTGCATGATGATGGGTCTCGGCGGCTTGTTCCAGCACGACCTGATCGAATGGATGACTTCCATGACTTACCAGGCGGCTTCCGGCGGCGGTGCGCAACACATGCGCGAGCTGTTGACGCAGTTCGGCTCGATCAACGCTGAAGTCAAGGCGCTGTTGGATGATCCGAAATCAGCGATTCTGGAAATCGACCGCAAGGTGTTGGGCAAGCAGCGTTCGATGGCTGCGGACGAAATCAAGCAATTCGGCGTCCCGCTGGGCGGTAACCTGATTCCGTGGATCGACAAGGATTTGGGCGACGGCATGTCGAAGGAAGAATGGAAGGCCGGCGCGGAAACCAACAAGATCCTCGGCCGTGGCGATGGTTTCAGCAATGGCGGCAAGGTAATCCCGGTGGATGGCCTGTGTATTCGTATCGGCGCGATGCGCTGCCACTCGCAAGCATTGACCATCAAGCTGAAAAAAGATGTGCCGCTGGATGAAATCAATGACATCATCGCCAGCAATAACCAGTGGGTGAAGGTGGTGCCTAATGACAAAGAGTCATCAATGCACGATCTGACGCCTGCGGCCGTAACCGGTAGCCTGACAATTCCTGTCGGTCGTCTGCGTAAATTGCAGATGGGTGGCGATTATTTGTCAGCATTTACCGTTGGCGACCAGCTATTGTGGGGCGCTGCGGAACCGTTGCGCCGCATGTTGCGGATCGTTCTGGATAACTGA